Sequence from the Deinococcus radiotolerans genome:
GTCCGCCCGGTACGGGCTGGAGGTGAACCCGGACGCGCGCGTGTCGGACCTGTCGCCCGGCGAGAAGCAGCGCGTGGAGATCGTGCGGGCCCTGCTGGGCGGCGCGCGGGTGCTGATCCTCGACGAGCCCACCAGCGTGCTGACCCCGCAGGAGGCCGAGGGCCTGTTCCGCGTGATGCGCGAACTGAAGGCGGACGGACGCAGCCTGATCTTCATCTCGCACAAGCTGGACGAGGTGCTCTCGGTGGCGGACCGCGTGACGGTGCTGCGCCGCGGCAGGGTCGTGGGCGGCGTATCCACGCAGGGCGCGACCCGTGAGAGCCTCGCGGAACTGATGGTGGGCCGCAGCGTGGACTTCACCCGCAAGCGCGCGGGTGGCCCGGCCGCCGACGCGGGCGCGCTGCTGAGCGTGCGGGACCTGAGTGCGCAGGGCGCGCGGGGCCTGCCCGCGCTGCGCGGCGTGAGCTTCGAGCTGCGCCGCGGCGAGGTACTCGGCGTGGCCGGGATCGCCGGGAACGGCCAGAGCGAACTGGTGGAGGTCCTGGCGGGCCTGCACGCGGCGACCGGGTCGGTCACGCTGGACGGGCAGGCGCTGACCGGGGACGCGGCGGCGCGCTTCCGCTCCGGCGTGGCGCACATTCCCGAGGACCGCATTCACAGCGGCACGGTGCCGAGCATGACGGTCGCGGAGAACCTCGCCCTGCGGGATTTTGAGCGGCCGCCGCTGGCGCGCGGACTGGCGCGTGACCTGACCGCCACGGACGAGCGGGCGCGGCGCGAGGTGGAAGCCTACGCGGTCGCCACGCCGGGCATTCACACGCCCACGCGGCTGCTGTCGGGCGGGAACATCCAGAAGCTGATCCTGGCGCGGGAACTGGCCGGGCAGCCGAAGCTGATCCTGGCGGTGCATCCCACGTACGGGCTGGATATCGGCGCGACCGATCAGGTGCACCGGGTGCTGCTGGACCGCACGGGCGACGGCGCGGGCGTGCTGCTGGTCAGCGAGGATCTGGACGAGCTGCTGAGCCTGTCGGACCGCGTGGCGGTCATGGTGGGCGGCGCGCTGCTGGGGCCGTTCCCGGTGGCCGAGGTGACGCGCGAGTCGCTGGGCCTGCTGATGGGCGGCGCGCACCCGCACTCCATTCCGGGTGCGGACCAGGGGGTGGTCGCGTGAGGTTCGTCGCAATGACGGCTCCCTCGGCGGCCCGCACGGCGCTGGTCACGGTGGCGTCGGTGGTGGTGGCCCTGCTGATCTGCGCGCTGGTGTTTGTGCTGGCGGGGCAGTCCCCGGCGGAGGTGTACGGCACGATGCTGCGCGGTACGCTGGGCGACCCGACCGGTCTGGCCGAGGTGGGGCGGCGCACCATTCCGCTGCTTCTGATCGGGGCGGGGCTGGCGCTGGCGTTCCGCGCGCAGTTCTTCAACATTGGCGCGGAGGGGCAGTTGCTGCTCGGCGCGGTGTTCGCGGCGGGCACGGCGCTGTTCCTGCCCATTCCGGGCGCGTTGCTCGTCCCGGCGGTGTTCGCGGCGGGCTTCGTCGGCGGGGGCCTGTGGGCGCTCGTGGCGGCGGCGCTGCGGCGCGTGAACGTGAACGAGATCCTCTCCACCCTGATGCTGAACTACATCGCGGTGGCGCTCGTCACGTACCTGATTGCCGGGCCGTGGAAGGGCAAGGACGTGCGCGGGTACATCTACACCGACACCTTCCCGCAGGGCGCGTGGCTGCCGACGTTCAGCGGCACGCAGGTGCACTGGCCCACGCTGCTGCTGGGTGTTGCGCTGGCGCTGGGCCTCCAGTGGCTCCTGACCCGCTCGACGTTCGGGTACGCGCTGCGTGTCGTGGGCGAGAACCCCGGCGCGGCGCACTACGCGGGCCTCAGCAGCACGCGGGTCGCCACGCTGGTCGCCCTCCTCACCGGGGGTCTGGCGGGCCTCGCGGGCGCGGGCGAGGTGGCGGGCATCCACCACCGCCTCCTGGAAGCCAGTCAGATCAGCCTCGGGTACGGCTTCACCGCCGTGATCGTCGCGTGGCTGGCGCGCGGGAACCCGGCGCTGTGCCTGATCACCGCGCCGCTGATGGGTGTGATCCTGGCGGGCGGGGACCTGCTGAAGATCGACCTGAACCTCCCGTTCCGCGTGGTGGACATCTTCAGCGGCGTGATCCTGCTGTGCCTGATCGCCTCCGAGGTATTCATCCGCCACCGCGTCAAGTGGGGCCGCGCGTGAGCCGACCCCTCTCCTCCACCGAGGTCCTGCATGGATAGCATTGTCATCGAGGCGCTCGTGCGCGCCCTGGCGGTCGGGACGCCGCTGCTGCTCGCGTGCCTGGGCGCCATCCTGAACGAACGCGCCGGGGTCGTGAACCTGGGCGTGGAGGGCATGATGGCCGTCGGCGCGCTCGCCGCGTTCGCGGTGGCCTCGAAAAGCCCGGACGCGAGCCTGTGGGCGGCGGTCGGCGCGGCCATGCTGGCAGGCGCGGCGCTGTCGGGGCTGCACGCCGTGGCCACCGTCACGCTGCGCGCCAACCAGTTCGTCAGCGGCCTCGCCCTGGCCCTGATCGGAACGGGCGCGGCGGGCCTGCTCGGCAAGAAGTTCGAGGGTCTGCCGCTGTTCAACAAGG
This genomic interval carries:
- a CDS encoding ABC transporter ATP-binding protein — its product is MDRTEASAGPPALRLSGITKRFPGVVANDAVDLTVHAGEVLALLGENGAGKSTLISILYGLYQPDDGAVELAGQAVRIGSPAQAQRLGIGLVPQHPLLVSRHTVAENLALGRVGGLFPARRVAGQVRELSARYGLEVNPDARVSDLSPGEKQRVEIVRALLGGARVLILDEPTSVLTPQEAEGLFRVMRELKADGRSLIFISHKLDEVLSVADRVTVLRRGRVVGGVSTQGATRESLAELMVGRSVDFTRKRAGGPAADAGALLSVRDLSAQGARGLPALRGVSFELRRGEVLGVAGIAGNGQSELVEVLAGLHAATGSVTLDGQALTGDAAARFRSGVAHIPEDRIHSGTVPSMTVAENLALRDFERPPLARGLARDLTATDERARREVEAYAVATPGIHTPTRLLSGGNIQKLILARELAGQPKLILAVHPTYGLDIGATDQVHRVLLDRTGDGAGVLLVSEDLDELLSLSDRVAVMVGGALLGPFPVAEVTRESLGLLMGGAHPHSIPGADQGVVA
- a CDS encoding ABC transporter permease → MTAPSAARTALVTVASVVVALLICALVFVLAGQSPAEVYGTMLRGTLGDPTGLAEVGRRTIPLLLIGAGLALAFRAQFFNIGAEGQLLLGAVFAAGTALFLPIPGALLVPAVFAAGFVGGGLWALVAAALRRVNVNEILSTLMLNYIAVALVTYLIAGPWKGKDVRGYIYTDTFPQGAWLPTFSGTQVHWPTLLLGVALALGLQWLLTRSTFGYALRVVGENPGAAHYAGLSSTRVATLVALLTGGLAGLAGAGEVAGIHHRLLEASQISLGYGFTAVIVAWLARGNPALCLITAPLMGVILAGGDLLKIDLNLPFRVVDIFSGVILLCLIASEVFIRHRVKWGRA